In the genome of Cellulomonas sp. WB94, one region contains:
- a CDS encoding ABC transporter permease encodes MSAIVTIETEGLAGPPPRRGFPGVALLRSTHGLQRGMLLGGIAVITLFVAAAVLAPLLAPYGFNADRAGGVIFGTQQPPSAAHLFGTTVGGQDVLSRVLFGARTALTVIVLAVAISLLVGVPLGLVSGYFGGVLDRILVLITDALYAFPSLLLAIIVSIMISGGRSTPFGGILAAAISITVVYVPQYFRVVRNLTVSVKNEPFVESARITGARPGRIMFRHVLPNVSQTLPVLATLNASEAILTLAGLGFLGFGIEPSAAAEWGYDLNKALADATNGIWWTGVYPGLAIVLVVAGVTLVGESLNDVLNPMLRTRGGGTSTADEDEIALPGDLGPAAGALGSGSDPAPTTEDDR; translated from the coding sequence ATGAGCGCCATCGTCACCATCGAGACCGAAGGTCTCGCCGGGCCGCCGCCGCGTCGGGGATTCCCGGGTGTCGCGCTGCTCCGGTCCACGCACGGCCTGCAGCGCGGGATGCTCCTCGGCGGCATCGCCGTCATCACCCTGTTCGTCGCTGCCGCGGTGCTTGCCCCGCTCCTCGCGCCGTACGGCTTCAACGCCGACCGGGCCGGCGGGGTGATCTTCGGCACGCAGCAGCCGCCGAGCGCCGCGCACCTGTTCGGCACGACCGTGGGCGGTCAGGACGTGCTCTCGCGCGTCCTGTTCGGAGCCCGCACCGCGCTGACGGTCATCGTCCTGGCCGTCGCGATCTCGCTGCTGGTCGGTGTCCCGCTCGGACTGGTCTCCGGCTACTTCGGCGGGGTGCTCGACCGCATCCTCGTGCTCATCACGGACGCCCTGTACGCGTTCCCGTCCCTGCTGCTCGCGATCATCGTCTCGATCATGATCTCGGGCGGTCGGTCGACCCCGTTCGGCGGGATCCTTGCCGCCGCGATCTCGATCACCGTGGTGTACGTCCCGCAGTACTTCCGGGTCGTGCGCAACCTGACCGTCTCCGTGAAGAACGAACCGTTCGTGGAGTCCGCCCGCATCACGGGGGCTCGTCCGGGCCGGATCATGTTCCGCCACGTGCTCCCCAACGTGTCCCAGACGCTGCCGGTCCTCGCGACGCTCAACGCGTCCGAGGCGATCCTCACCCTGGCCGGTCTGGGCTTCCTCGGCTTCGGCATCGAACCCTCCGCTGCGGCCGAGTGGGGCTACGACCTCAACAAGGCGCTGGCCGACGCCACCAACGGCATCTGGTGGACCGGCGTCTACCCGGGCCTGGCGATCGTGCTGGTCGTCGCCGGGGTCACCCTCGTCGGCGAGAGCCTCAACGATGTGCTGAACCCGATGCTGCGCACACGCGGTGGCGGGACGTCGACCGCGGACGAGGATGAGATCGCGCTGCCCGGGGATCTCGGCCCCGCCGCCGGCGCGCTCGGCTCCGGCTCCGATCCCGCACCCACGACGGAGGACGACCGATGA